The Nitrosopumilus sp. genome includes a window with the following:
- a CDS encoding universal stress protein, with the protein MNDSFRFNSILVPYNSTSGAKRGLGAAIDLAEKIDGEVTLITCIETTSLETLFNKNKKDEFENKKKVIQKELENIEYDTKKLKNPLKHVVLKSSFAPNTIAEYAEENKIELVVIGQTKITPTEEKYHESMANYLMRGLTCPILIVK; encoded by the coding sequence ATGAATGATAGTTTTCGTTTTAATTCTATTTTAGTACCATACAATTCAACGTCAGGTGCAAAACGAGGGTTAGGAGCTGCCATAGATCTTGCAGAAAAAATCGATGGAGAAGTAACATTGATCACATGTATTGAAACTACATCGCTTGAAACATTATTTAACAAAAATAAAAAGGATGAATTTGAAAATAAAAAAAAAGTCATTCAAAAAGAATTAGAAAATATTGAGTATGACACAAAAAAACTAAAAAATCCACTAAAACATGTTGTTTTAAAATCCTCTTTTGCTCCCAACACCATCGCCGAGTATGCAGAAGAAAATAAGATAGAGTTGGTTGTTATAGGACAGACCAAAATAACTCCTACTGAAGAGAAATATCATGAAAGTATGGCAAACTATCTTATGCGAGGTCTAACTTGTCCTATTTTGATTGTTAAATAA
- a CDS encoding dicarboxylate/amino acid:cation symporter, protein MLGVFLGPETGIVEKDTSEIIITWLSIPAHLFLKIIQMIIIPLIFASIIRGLLSAGSVEQLRTMGISVAVFFVVTTVIALGIGVFVATAIVPGSFVDSESMLESLEIDKTEQLVENIEFNFLEIPQHIIGIIPSNPLTSFMSGEMLSINRLCTICCSCNDIAT, encoded by the coding sequence TTGTTAGGAGTTTTTTTAGGACCTGAAACAGGAATTGTGGAGAAAGATACTAGTGAAATCATCATTACTTGGCTTTCTATTCCTGCTCATTTGTTTCTCAAGATCATTCAGATGATAATAATCCCTCTTATTTTTGCCTCTATCATTAGAGGTCTCTTGTCAGCTGGAAGTGTAGAGCAACTTCGAACCATGGGGATCTCTGTTGCTGTATTTTTTGTTGTAACTACAGTTATTGCATTAGGCATTGGTGTCTTTGTAGCTACCGCCATAGTACCAGGGAGTTTTGTTGATAGTGAATCAATGTTAGAAAGTTTGGAAATCGATAAAACAGAACAACTTGTAGAAAATATTGAATTTAATTTTCTTGAGATTCCTCAACATATCATAGGTATCATACCAAGCAATCCTTTAACATCTTTTATGTCTGGAGAAATGCTAAGCATAAATCGTCTTTGCACTATTTGTTGCAGTTGCAATGATATCGCTACCTAA